Proteins co-encoded in one Solea senegalensis isolate Sse05_10M linkage group LG8, IFAPA_SoseM_1, whole genome shotgun sequence genomic window:
- the socs9 gene encoding suppressor of cytokine signaling 9: MSLPNESGNRGKDRERGARPKVRQSRSEERRDSGGARKGGKGKKKGGACHEPAAERPVSDGFEYGELLNELESGDRSSTSPLKESWRWQGMEVASSLPGQERLTTRPGLGTVGESPAPSEGDGRGSSSNRTLRQKIQDAMGQCFPIKTHSTATAAAAAVAPPPAPPPQDLTPVAAGASASSKRKIHLSELMLDDCPFPVGSELAQKWNLIKQHTAPITQPPLLDSAVVCSAPTSAMATVVEDVDDKLRERRRISIEQGVEPPPNAEIHTFEVTAQINPLYKHGPKLAHGMNELSGSDRTTAQQQQQLLLQRQQQHQLLLQSCLDTLDEVVASASAHTSDPVPDLQVAPEVVATNMPSKAALPTTEHHKSHDGYRIHTQIDYIHCLVPDLLRITNLPCYWGVMDRYEAERLLEGKPEGTFLLRDSAQEDYLFSVSFRRYGRSLHARIEQWNHNFSFDVHDPSVFHASTVTGLLEHYKDPNSCMFFEPLLSNPIHRTQPFSLQHVCRAVVSSCTTYDGINMLPIPNALKKHLKEYHYKQRVRVRRMDTWWE; encoded by the coding sequence ATGTCTCTGCCAAACGAATCGGGAAACCGAGGGAAGGACCGAGAGAGGGGTGCCCGACCTAAGGTGAGACAGAGCCGGTCAGAGGAAAGGCGGGACTCGGGCGGAGCTCGTAAAGGTggaaaggggaagaaaaaaggcGGCGCCTGCCACGAACCCGCGGCAGAGCGGCCCGTCAGTGACGGCTTTGAGTACGGGGAGCTGTTGAATGAGCTGGAGTCCGGGGACCGATCCTCTACCTCTCCTCTGAAGGAGAGTTGGAGATGGCAGGGTATGGAAGTGGCCTCCTCTCTGCCAGGACAGGAGCGGCTGACGACCAGACCAGGACTGGGAACTGTAGGTGAGTCGCCTGCACCGAGTGAAGGCGACGGCAGAGGCTCGAGCAGCAATCGTACTCTCCGGCAAAAAATCCAGGATGCGATGGGTCAGTGTTTCCCGATaaagacacacagcacagcgacggcggcagcagcagctgtagctccacctccagctccgcctccaCAGGATCTCACACCAGTAGCTGCCGGTGCTTCTGCCTCCTCTAAGCGCAAAATCCATCTGAGCGAGCTGATGCTGGACGACTGTCCTTTTCCCGTGGGATCAGAGCTCGCTCAGAAATGGAATCTCATTAAGCAGCACACGGCGCCCATTACCCAGCCTCCTTTGCTGGATTCGGCAGTCGTGTGCAGTGCCCCGACTTCAGCCATGGCGACCGTGGTGGAGGACGTGGACGACAAGTTGCGGGAGCGCAGGCGCATCAGCATCGAACAAGGCGTCGAGCCACCGCCCAACGCTGAGATCCACACGTTCGAGGTGACGGCGCAAATTAACCCTCTGTACAAACACGGACCTAAACTGGCTCATGGTATGAACGAGCTGTCGGGTTCTGACAGAACGAccgctcagcagcagcagcagctgcttctccagagacagcagcagcaccagctccTGCTCCAGAGCTGTCTGGACACTCTGGATGAGGTCGTGGCCTCGGCGTCCGCCCACACCAGCGATCCTGTCCCCGACCTTCAGGTCGCCCCGGAGGTCGTGGCGACCAACATGCCCTCCAAAGCCGCGCTCCCCACGACCGAGCATCACAAATCCCACGACGGATACCGCATTCACACGCAGATCGATTACATTCACTGTCTGGTCCCAGACCTGCTGCGGATCACCAACCTGCCGTGTTACTGGGGCGTCATGGACCGCTACGAGGCCGAGAGGCTGCTGGAGGGGAAACCCGAGGGCACCTTCCTGCTGAGGGATTCCGCCCAGGAAGATTACCTCTTCTCCGTCAGCTTCCGGCGCTACGGCCGCTCGCTGCACGCGCGCATCGAGCAGTGGAACCACAACTTCAGCTTCGACGTGCACGACCCCAGCGTGTTCCACGCGTCCACGGTGACGGGCCTGCTCGAGCACTACAAGGACCCCAACTCGTGCATGTTCTTCGAGCCGCTGCTGTCCAACCCCATCCACCGCACGCAGCCGTTCAGCCTGCAGCACGTGTGCAGAGCGGTCGTCAGCAGCTGCACCACCTACGACGGCATCAACATGCTTCCCATTCCAAACGCTTTGAAAAAGCACCTGAAAGAATATCACTACAAACAGAGGGTGCGTGTACGGAGGATGGACACGTGGTGGGAATGA